From Candidatus Nanohalococcus occultus:
ATCGAAGTGCTGGCCGTGATCAACAAACATGAACCGCGGTTTCTCGAAACCTTCCTTTTCACAGACTCTTTTTACAAGCCATGCGGTCAAAGTAGAGTCCTTACCGCCGGTGAAACCAATAACAACCTCATCCGTCTCATTTTCTTCCAGTGCTTGTTTTACAACTTCCTCTCCCGCTCTGATTTTAGCTTTGATTGGTGCGTTCTCGATCTCTTCACGTGTGACAGGTGCTTCCATAATATCAGTTTTCAGAGATAGCCTAACTGTCGAAGCTTAGATGCGATTTCCTTAGCTTCGTCTTCATCTACTTCTTCATTCTCTTTTTCATTATTTGATAGCTCCTTCAGCTTGTCCTGAACAAACCTCGAGAGATTAATATGGTTCTCATCAACAAACTCAGCTAGTTCATCCGGTAGCGAAATAGTTTTTCTAGCCATATTATACTTAAGTTATGTATAGTATTTAAAGCTGGTTTTCTTGAGACAACCCTCACCTCATAAAGATCGGCACAACATCCATCATCATAAGATGAATATCGCAGTTACTGGAGGAGCAGGATTCATAGGATCCCACCTAGTAGAAGAACTGATTAAAGACGGCCATAATGTAAAAATCATTGACAATTTAAGCTCGGGAAAAAAGAGCAATGTTCCAGAGAAGGCCGAGCTGATCCGGAAGGATATCAAAGAAGACAACTTATGTGATGAATTTGAAGATCTCAGCACTGTTTTCCATTTCGCAGCCAACCCCAAAGTCAATACTTTTCCAGAAGATAGAGACAAAGATTTCGAAGAGAATCTGGGAGGTGTTAAAAATGTAGTCGACGCAGTATGCGAAACACATGTTGAGAACCTAATATTTGCATCTTCAAGCGCAGTCTATGGAGAAAACGCAGAAATACCAACCTCGGAAAGTTCAGAAATGAACCCTATCTCAATGTATGCTGCCACAAAGTGTGGCGGAGAACATATCTGCCAAGTCTACTCTAAAACGTTCAACTTCGATCTTACAATAGTACGGTTGGCAAACATCGTCGGCGGAAGAAATCGGAAAGGAGTAGTTTACGATTTCCTCCAGAAGATAAAAGAAAACCCCGAAAAGCTCACTATACTTGGAAATGGAAAACAGAAGAAGTCTTATCTTCACGTTTCCGACGCAGTCTCTGGTATAATGACGGCTTGGAAATCAGACGACGTCATATTTAACATCGGATCTGAAGACGCCATAGAGGTAGATACAATAGCCGACATAATATCCGATGAACTAGAAGAAGATCCCGAATACGAATACACGGGAGGAGAAAAAGGGTGGAAAGGCGACGTACCAGAGATGCGTCTAAGCATAGAAAAGCTGAAGGCAGAAGGATGGAATGTAAAAAATAAGTCCAGAGAGTCTGTCAGACGAGCTGTACAGAATCAAGAGTCAGACTCAAAAGGTTCGATCTAGGAAATTTATTCATGAAAATAGGAACAAAAGAAATTTCTGAGAACTCCGACCCCTACATTATAGCGGAGGCAGGAATCAACCATAATGGAAGCATACAAACCGCTAAAGAATTGATCGATGTCGCAAAGAATTCTGGTGCTGACGCAGTCAAGTTCCAAAAGCGAGAGTTAGAGGAAACCTATGTAGAAGACATTGTGAAAGACCCCGCGATCGCGGAAATGGGCGTCGAATACACAGTCTCCAATCTGAAGGAAGTTGTTCTCTCAGACGCTCAGTTCAGAGAGCTGGCAGAGTATGCCAGGAACGCAGGAATAGACTTTCTCTGCTCACCCTGGGACGAATCAAGTGTCGAATTTCTGGAAAGCATTGACATGCCTGCCTACAAGATCGGTTCTCCTGATATGACTAACTTTGTCTTATTGGAGAAAATCATAGAGACTGAAAAACCCATCATAATATCGACTGGTATGTCAGATGAGGAAGAAATAGACAAGACAGTTGATTTCTTAGAGCGACATAACGCCGAATTTGCTGTTCTACACTGCCGAAGCACCTATCCTGCGCCTTTCCACAATCTTAACCTCAACTTCATGAATAAGCTTATGGAAAAATACGATGCCCCTATAGGATACTCCGGCCATGAACGAGGAATAGCTATATCGGCGGCAGCAGCAACTATGGGCGCCTCCATTATAGAGAGGCACTTTACGCTCGACAGAACCATGGAAGGCCCCGATCACTCCGCAAGCCTAGAGCCAACAGGTCTAAAAAAGCTAGTAAGAGATATAGAAAACATAGAAGAGAGTAAAGGTAGCGAAGTCAGGTATATGACTCGTGGCGAATACAACAACCGCGTCTCACTGTCAAAAAGCCTTGTAGCTTCCAGAAAAATAGACAAAGGTCAAGAAATCAAAAGAGAAGATCTCACTGCTAAAAGCCCGGCTAAGGGAATTTCACCACAAGAACTCTACAATATCGTAGGCGAGAAAGCACAAAGAAACCTGAGTGAAGACCAGATTATACAGTGGGAAGATATTGAAAAGAAGGAAGAACGCAGGTACGACACCAGCCTGGAAGACTGGGGCGTGGTTGTACGGTTCTCAGATATTGAAGGCAGCGACTGGGGCGATCCTGACGTCTATGAGTTCAGAGTAAACGGAGCAGATCTCGAAGAAGAAATAGAAATATCAGACCACAAAGACAAAAGGTTGACAGTACATGCCCCAGAACAGAAGGGCCACGACATAGTGGATCTCAGCTCAACAACAGAAGACGAAAGGAAAAGAGCTGAAGAAATAATCCAGAATCTGATAGACAAAGTCCGGAACGAGATAAAACCCCACTTTTCCAAAGAAAACGACCCGATGATTGTGATCCACCCTGGCGGAATCACCAGTGAGAAAATGGTTTTAGATCAGACCGAAGAAATGAACAAACAGCTCGCTAAAACCATGGACAACCTAGACGACGAAGGCGTCGAACTCCTACTGGAGAACATGCCTCCGCTGCCATGGATTTACGGAGGACAGCAGTACCACAACAACTTTATGCGCGCAGACGAGATCGCAGAATACTGTGAAAAACACAACCAGAAAATCTGCTACGATACAGCACACGCCAAACTCTGGTGTAACTACTCAGACACCAGTCTGAAAGAACACATGGAAAAACTCAAACCACATATCGAATACCTACATATCGCAGACGCAGCAGGAGTAGACGGAGAAGGATTACAGATAGAAGAAGGAGAAATAGACTGGAAAGAACTGGCGCCAATCCTCAACACTCTTAACGTACCGAAGACAACAGAGATATGGAGAGGACACGAAAAAAATGCAGAAGGATTCAAAAAAGCAGCAAAGAGGCTTGAGAACTTTTTGAATTAAGAAACCTATAAATTAGCCAGTATGAAACACCACATTTTGCCCTACAGCTCGCGTTATTTCTAGATCATCAGGAGTGTCTATCTCGAAACTGTGTGTTTCCGGCATCTGATGAGCGCCTATTTTACCCCCCAAACGACATTCCTTCTCCTCAAGTATTTCTGTTTTAAACACATAGATAGATCCGTTCTCTTGATATCGTTTCTCAAGATCCTGTCTTCTCTTTCGAGTTTGTGGAGAGTAATTTATAGACTCAAATCCGTTTCTGCCCTTTTCCCAGTAAAAGCTGTGATCTTCGCATACTGAGAGAGCAGAGTCGTATCCTCCCTCACTAACAAGCTTTGCCGTTTCATCAATATCATTCCGTCTTCTTAGAGGTGAGGTACATTGGAGCAAGGTCATAATATCAGGATCCATATTCTCTTCCTCTCTAATATGTTCGAGCGCATGCAGTAATGCAGATTCTGTAGTGGCTTCATCCCCCGCAATTTCCTCTGGCCTATCAATTATTTTTGCACCCGCCTCCTTGCTTATTTCAGCAATATCCTCAGAATCTGTGGAAACATAGATACCATCCAGACAGCTGCTATCGCGGGCTTGATTTATAGTGTGCTCAATAAGAGGTTTACCTAGGAAATCGACTATGTTCTTCTTTTTTATTCCTTTGCTGCCTCCTCGCGCAGGTATGATAGCTACGTTCAATGTTTGACACCCAGTTCATCGAATATTTGTTCTAGTTTTTCATATGGCTTGGGTTCAAAGAATAAGTCTCTATCAAATGACAACACCTCTTCTTCCTCATTAACAACTTTTCTAATCTCGGACGCCGTTTCCACGTTGTGTATCCCTTCTTGATCTATTAAAGAAGACATGTTCTCAGACCCCGGAAGATCCACTATTACTGTCCGAAGATTGAACGCCAATCCCTCATAAATAGCCGTCGAATAAACCCCTACTTGAAGCTTCGACTCTGAAAACAGCTTGTATAAATCAGCGTCCTCAACCACCTCTACATCCGAGTTGTACAGCCGAGGATACTTTTTAGACCAATTCCTGTATTCTTCAGGATGTAATTTAAAAACTATTTCTTCTGAAATCGTCTTAGACAGATTTACGGCAATTTTAGCAAGCTCTTCTCCTATATCCCACTGAGATAGGAAAAGAATTTTTTCGCCTTCTCTATTCTCGCTCCGGGAGATCCTATCGCTTAAGAAAGGATATCCGACCAGGTGGAGGTGCTCATCTTCGATAGAGAAATCACAATTCTCTCTCCAGAACGTCCCCCAAAGAAGCATCCTATCCGGGCAGTTCTTCAAAGAGCCATTAGAAGAAGAATATTCCAAATGTCTTCTTGTTATGGTTCCATGTTGAAGCTCCACTACTTCTACGTCTTCAATTTTGCACGCTTCCAATAACGTTCTACGTCCCGGCCTAACCATAATCAGACACTCAGGATTCACTATACGCAATAATATCCTATACAAGGGAAGCAG
This genomic window contains:
- a CDS encoding NAD-dependent epimerase/dehydratase family protein, with protein sequence MNIAVTGGAGFIGSHLVEELIKDGHNVKIIDNLSSGKKSNVPEKAELIRKDIKEDNLCDEFEDLSTVFHFAANPKVNTFPEDRDKDFEENLGGVKNVVDAVCETHVENLIFASSSAVYGENAEIPTSESSEMNPISMYAATKCGGEHICQVYSKTFNFDLTIVRLANIVGGRNRKGVVYDFLQKIKENPEKLTILGNGKQKKSYLHVSDAVSGIMTAWKSDDVIFNIGSEDAIEVDTIADIISDELEEDPEYEYTGGEKGWKGDVPEMRLSIEKLKAEGWNVKNKSRESVRRAVQNQESDSKGSI
- a CDS encoding N-acetylneuraminate synthase family protein — protein: MKIGTKEISENSDPYIIAEAGINHNGSIQTAKELIDVAKNSGADAVKFQKRELEETYVEDIVKDPAIAEMGVEYTVSNLKEVVLSDAQFRELAEYARNAGIDFLCSPWDESSVEFLESIDMPAYKIGSPDMTNFVLLEKIIETEKPIIISTGMSDEEEIDKTVDFLERHNAEFAVLHCRSTYPAPFHNLNLNFMNKLMEKYDAPIGYSGHERGIAISAAAATMGASIIERHFTLDRTMEGPDHSASLEPTGLKKLVRDIENIEESKGSEVRYMTRGEYNNRVSLSKSLVASRKIDKGQEIKREDLTAKSPAKGISPQELYNIVGEKAQRNLSEDQIIQWEDIEKKEERRYDTSLEDWGVVVRFSDIEGSDWGDPDVYEFRVNGADLEEEIEISDHKDKRLTVHAPEQKGHDIVDLSSTTEDERKRAEEIIQNLIDKVRNEIKPHFSKENDPMIVIHPGGITSEKMVLDQTEEMNKQLAKTMDNLDDEGVELLLENMPPLPWIYGGQQYHNNFMRADEIAEYCEKHNQKICYDTAHAKLWCNYSDTSLKEHMEKLKPHIEYLHIADAAGVDGEGLQIEEGEIDWKELAPILNTLNVPKTTEIWRGHEKNAEGFKKAAKRLENFLN
- a CDS encoding cytidylyltransferase domain-containing protein; this translates as MNVAIIPARGGSKGIKKKNIVDFLGKPLIEHTINQARDSSCLDGIYVSTDSEDIAEISKEAGAKIIDRPEEIAGDEATTESALLHALEHIREEENMDPDIMTLLQCTSPLRRRNDIDETAKLVSEGGYDSALSVCEDHSFYWEKGRNGFESINYSPQTRKRRQDLEKRYQENGSIYVFKTEILEEKECRLGGKIGAHQMPETHSFEIDTPDDLEITRAVGQNVVFHTG